A single window of Rhodococcus jostii RHA1 DNA harbors:
- a CDS encoding dioxygenase — MLSRRRALFVFGAAGATALAACSTAGSTATSSSTGAAATTGETVSDGTCVAAARQETAGPYPGDGSNGPNVLVESGIVRQDIRSSFGAYTGTAEGVATTIELNLQDLTKDCAAGAGMAVYLWHCDRDGEYSLYGQGITEQNYLRGVQLADSAGTVSFTSIFPACYSGRWPHIHFEVFDSLESAVAGEDARLTSQIAVPQDACTTVFAYDSGYANSVGNLSKVSLDSDNVFGDGWDAELATVSGEPATGMTISITIGVAEKSANAQSAPSGPGGGGGQPPNGAPGR, encoded by the coding sequence ATGTTGTCGCGTCGCCGCGCACTGTTCGTGTTCGGCGCGGCGGGTGCGACCGCGCTCGCCGCGTGCTCGACCGCGGGATCGACGGCGACGTCGTCCTCGACAGGGGCGGCCGCGACCACGGGGGAGACGGTGAGCGACGGCACGTGCGTGGCGGCGGCGCGGCAGGAAACGGCCGGACCGTATCCCGGCGACGGGTCCAACGGCCCGAACGTGCTGGTCGAGTCGGGGATCGTGCGGCAGGACATTCGCAGTAGCTTCGGCGCGTACACCGGGACGGCGGAGGGTGTCGCGACGACCATCGAACTGAACCTGCAGGACCTGACGAAGGACTGCGCGGCCGGCGCGGGAATGGCCGTCTACCTGTGGCACTGCGACCGGGACGGCGAGTACTCGCTCTATGGTCAGGGCATCACCGAGCAGAACTACCTGCGCGGCGTTCAGTTGGCGGACTCCGCGGGCACGGTGTCGTTCACGTCGATCTTCCCGGCCTGCTACTCGGGACGGTGGCCGCACATTCACTTCGAGGTGTTCGACTCACTGGAATCTGCGGTGGCGGGCGAGGACGCCCGGTTGACGTCGCAGATCGCTGTGCCGCAGGACGCGTGCACCACGGTCTTCGCCTACGACAGCGGTTACGCGAACAGTGTCGGCAACCTGTCGAAGGTCTCCCTGGACTCGGACAACGTCTTCGGGGACGGCTGGGATGCCGAGTTGGCCACCGTGTCGGGCGAACCCGCCACCGGTATGACGATCTCGATCACGATCGGTGTCGCCGAGAAGTCGGCGAACGCGCAGTCCGCGCCGAGCGGTCCCGGTGGGGGTGGCGGACAGCCGCCGAACGGGGCGCCCGGCCGGTAG
- a CDS encoding DUF3500 domain-containing protein: protein MSALHEAPQTATKLLVTAMGLIDTFDPRQRATAIIDDFDDPRRLNWDIIPKPDRTGIPLHQLDRHQKVLVWDLIRLAVPLRTFTKVLSIPQLEHVLRDYEQDFLGPALQTWRTSDSYFLTFFGRPGFEDTWTLRFLGHHVCLNLTIVDERWISATPVALGAQPTEYDGVLKPLADDEGLAFDLLASLDDEQRGHAVIHDVAPADFVTRQVPRIGAYEYPDHYDLGMPGYTITDADRVALKFVRDRPSGISGAKLSGDQQHTLLGIVDCYLERLPEEAGDRHRQALREGGIDRVFFAWAGAQKRGAPHYFRVHTDRYLIEAVNSVGGGNHLHTVLRDFDNDFGHDLLALHAGTDSKWGGGHLSSRTVSSEQSDPHLEP from the coding sequence GTGTCTGCTCTCCATGAGGCGCCCCAGACGGCGACCAAGCTGCTCGTGACCGCCATGGGTTTGATCGATACGTTCGACCCCCGGCAACGGGCGACCGCGATCATCGACGATTTCGACGACCCGCGGCGGCTGAACTGGGACATCATCCCCAAACCGGACCGCACCGGCATCCCGCTCCACCAGTTGGACCGTCACCAGAAGGTGCTGGTGTGGGATCTGATCCGGTTGGCAGTGCCGCTGCGCACCTTCACGAAGGTGCTCTCGATTCCGCAACTCGAGCACGTGCTCCGGGACTACGAGCAGGACTTCCTCGGACCGGCACTGCAGACGTGGCGCACCTCGGATTCGTACTTCCTGACGTTCTTCGGCAGGCCGGGATTCGAGGACACCTGGACGCTGCGTTTCCTCGGTCACCACGTCTGCCTCAACCTGACCATCGTCGACGAGCGGTGGATCTCCGCCACCCCGGTCGCGCTGGGCGCCCAGCCCACCGAGTACGACGGGGTGCTCAAGCCCCTCGCCGACGACGAGGGCCTGGCCTTCGACCTGCTGGCCTCCCTGGACGACGAGCAACGCGGCCACGCCGTCATCCACGACGTCGCCCCCGCCGACTTCGTGACCCGGCAGGTGCCGCGGATCGGGGCCTACGAATACCCCGACCATTACGACCTCGGCATGCCCGGGTACACCATCACCGACGCCGACCGGGTCGCCCTGAAGTTCGTCCGCGACCGGCCGTCCGGGATCAGCGGCGCGAAGCTGTCCGGTGACCAGCAGCACACGCTGCTGGGGATCGTGGACTGCTATCTCGAGCGACTGCCCGAGGAAGCCGGCGACCGCCACCGGCAGGCGCTGCGAGAGGGGGGCATCGACCGGGTGTTCTTCGCGTGGGCCGGTGCGCAGAAGCGCGGCGCACCGCACTACTTCCGCGTCCACACCGACCGGTACCTCATCGAAGCGGTCAACTCCGTCGGCGGCGGAAACCACCTGCACACCGTGCTGCGGGACTTCGACAACGACTTCGGGCACGACCTGCTCGCACTCCACGCCGGGACCGACTCGAAGTGGGGCGGCGGGCACCTGAGCAGCCGGACGGTGTCCAGCGAACAGTCCGATCCGCACCTCGAACCCTGA
- a CDS encoding DMT family transporter, translated as MTTALRLRPRALVSPSFSVASVDPRLLVLAGAVATSLTGSLIKLSGVEPATSTFFRCVLALPILGLLALQEFRRYGGIPRRVIAAQVLGGMMLGVDFALWARSIHLIGAGISTVVVNVQVVVVPLLAWVFFRARVPVRFVVAVPFLFAGVALAGGILGGSGDGDQLFLGTLLSLAAGVAYGIYIFVIGRAGSAHRAPSQVFVSTIAAGVVGTAVGSLWGTVDLTPGWPALGWLAALSFSSQVLGWVLIGFALPRLAAEVGATLLLLQPVLAMLFSIVIVHERPSIGQFAGCALVVAAVWMVTHVKPADRRPVTARIAE; from the coding sequence GTGACTACCGCCCTCCGTTTGCGTCCCCGTGCCCTCGTCAGCCCCTCGTTCAGCGTCGCGTCCGTGGATCCGCGACTGCTGGTGCTGGCGGGTGCGGTGGCGACTTCGCTGACCGGCAGTCTCATCAAGCTGTCCGGGGTGGAGCCGGCCACGTCGACGTTCTTCCGGTGTGTGCTGGCGCTGCCCATCCTCGGTCTCCTTGCGCTGCAGGAGTTTCGGCGGTACGGCGGGATTCCGCGTCGGGTGATCGCGGCCCAGGTGCTCGGCGGGATGATGCTCGGCGTCGACTTCGCGCTGTGGGCGCGATCGATCCACCTGATCGGCGCCGGAATCTCCACCGTCGTCGTCAACGTGCAAGTCGTCGTCGTGCCACTGCTCGCGTGGGTCTTCTTCCGTGCACGAGTGCCGGTCCGTTTCGTCGTGGCGGTTCCCTTCCTGTTCGCCGGCGTGGCGCTCGCCGGCGGAATCCTCGGCGGCAGCGGCGACGGCGATCAGCTGTTCCTCGGAACTCTGCTGTCGCTGGCGGCGGGCGTGGCCTACGGGATCTACATCTTCGTCATCGGCCGCGCCGGATCCGCACACCGGGCGCCGTCGCAGGTGTTCGTGTCGACGATCGCCGCGGGCGTCGTCGGGACCGCAGTGGGATCACTGTGGGGAACGGTGGACCTGACGCCGGGATGGCCCGCGCTGGGATGGCTGGCGGCGCTGTCGTTCAGCAGCCAGGTACTCGGCTGGGTCCTCATCGGATTCGCTCTGCCGCGGCTCGCCGCCGAGGTGGGCGCCACGTTGCTGCTGCTCCAGCCGGTGCTGGCGATGCTGTTCTCCATCGTGATCGTGCACGAGCGACCCAGCATCGGGCAGTTCGCCGGTTGCGCACTCGTCGTCGCAGCGGTGTGGATGGTCACCCACGTGAAGCCGGCGGACCGGCGTCCGGTGACCGCCCGAATCGCCGAATGA
- a CDS encoding MFS transporter codes for MNFSTSSPGGRGRVLVPVLCWAALLSDGYDLFVYGATLPALIGHAPWFITAGAAGTVGSAALVGVLVGSLTAGTLTDILGRRRLFLACLTLFSTATLVTAIAPTFEIFAATRLVAGLGIGGLMPTAIAMAAEFASPAYRSRILGMVLTGPAFGGVLASTASLVLLEEFGFRPVYALGAVPLITLLPLAFAFLPESRAFVAERSSEERASKSPVAKLFGDGMGRATVGIWFVAICSMLTMFGVTTWLPQIMRNAGYPIGSAVTFLLVYSAGAIVGTLLASVLAERFGSKPLVLTGFSTAAVSLALLGTHPPTAVLMLLVALAGFGGLGTQNMLNDHIATFYPARFRATGLGWALGIGRAGAIAGPTYGAFFVAGGGAVIVSSLAFAVPALIGGVVMATLPRRPRATPAAANNHFEATTARSTEVSR; via the coding sequence ATGAATTTCTCCACGTCCTCACCCGGCGGCCGCGGCAGAGTGCTCGTGCCCGTCCTCTGCTGGGCTGCCCTCCTCAGCGACGGATACGACCTGTTCGTCTACGGCGCCACCCTGCCCGCCCTGATCGGACACGCCCCGTGGTTCATTACGGCGGGGGCGGCAGGCACCGTGGGCAGCGCTGCCCTGGTCGGAGTCCTCGTCGGCTCGCTGACGGCCGGGACGCTCACCGACATCCTGGGCCGTCGCCGCCTGTTCCTCGCGTGCCTGACACTCTTCTCGACGGCAACCCTGGTCACCGCGATCGCCCCGACCTTCGAGATCTTCGCCGCCACCCGGCTGGTGGCCGGCCTGGGGATCGGCGGGTTGATGCCCACCGCCATCGCGATGGCGGCGGAGTTCGCGTCCCCGGCCTACCGGTCCCGGATCCTCGGCATGGTGCTCACCGGACCGGCGTTCGGCGGCGTCCTCGCATCGACGGCGTCCCTGGTGCTGCTCGAGGAGTTCGGTTTCCGTCCGGTCTACGCACTCGGTGCGGTTCCGCTGATCACGTTGTTGCCGTTGGCGTTCGCGTTTCTACCGGAGTCGCGGGCGTTCGTCGCCGAACGATCCTCCGAGGAACGGGCGTCGAAGTCGCCGGTCGCCAAACTCTTCGGTGACGGGATGGGGCGGGCCACGGTCGGCATCTGGTTCGTCGCGATCTGCAGCATGCTCACCATGTTCGGGGTGACAACCTGGCTGCCGCAGATCATGCGCAATGCCGGTTACCCGATCGGTTCGGCGGTGACGTTCCTGCTCGTCTACAGCGCCGGCGCCATCGTCGGAACGCTGCTCGCCTCCGTGCTGGCCGAACGGTTCGGGTCCAAGCCGCTGGTCCTGACCGGGTTCTCCACGGCCGCAGTCTCTCTCGCGCTGTTGGGCACGCACCCGCCGACCGCCGTCCTGATGCTGCTGGTGGCGCTGGCCGGATTCGGCGGCCTCGGCACCCAGAACATGCTCAACGATCACATCGCGACGTTCTACCCGGCCCGGTTCAGGGCAACCGGGCTCGGGTGGGCGCTCGGAATCGGACGGGCAGGCGCGATCGCGGGCCCCACGTACGGCGCGTTCTTCGTCGCCGGTGGCGGTGCCGTCATCGTCAGCTCACTGGCGTTCGCCGTGCCCGCGCTGATCGGCGGCGTCGTGATGGCGACCCTCCCACGACGCCCCCGCGCCACCCCCGCCGCCGCGAACAACCATTTCGAAGCAACCACCGCGCGCAGCACCGAAGTTTCCCGCTAG
- a CDS encoding carbon-nitrogen hydrolase family protein, with translation MRTLTIAAIQTAPVPFDVEATWQRFADQVRAVRDTFPHVELVVVPELVLAAEAPLLQARADWMDKVALPLAGPHIDRICALAEETGLWLVPGSLYERGDDDKIYNTAIAVSPLGEVVARYRKVFPWQPYEQTAPGSEFVVFDIPGIGRIGLAICYDGSFPETARQLAWLGAEVIIQPTLTTTRDREMELVCSRANAWTNQVYVVNVNGADPAGVGESVVVDPEGIIRQQAGSGEEVLVDTLDLDAVTRVRTYGTFGLNRPWDQIARYGEGIRLPMYDGAGIQTPPWHDDATQIPASTPS, from the coding sequence ATGCGCACACTGACCATCGCCGCCATCCAGACCGCCCCCGTCCCGTTCGACGTGGAGGCCACCTGGCAGCGGTTCGCCGACCAGGTCCGCGCCGTCCGGGACACCTTCCCGCACGTCGAACTCGTCGTGGTCCCCGAACTCGTGCTGGCCGCGGAGGCGCCCCTACTGCAGGCCCGCGCCGACTGGATGGACAAGGTGGCGCTCCCACTCGCCGGCCCCCACATCGACCGGATCTGCGCACTCGCCGAGGAGACCGGCCTGTGGCTGGTGCCGGGAAGCCTCTACGAGCGCGGCGACGACGACAAGATCTACAACACCGCCATCGCCGTATCACCTCTCGGCGAGGTGGTGGCCCGCTACCGCAAGGTCTTCCCCTGGCAGCCGTACGAGCAGACCGCACCCGGCAGCGAGTTCGTCGTCTTCGATATTCCCGGCATCGGCCGCATCGGCCTGGCCATCTGCTACGACGGCTCCTTCCCGGAAACCGCGCGCCAACTGGCCTGGCTCGGCGCGGAAGTGATCATCCAACCGACCCTCACCACCACCCGCGACCGCGAGATGGAACTCGTCTGCTCCCGCGCCAACGCGTGGACCAACCAGGTCTACGTCGTCAACGTGAACGGCGCCGACCCGGCCGGAGTCGGCGAAAGCGTCGTCGTCGACCCCGAGGGCATCATCCGCCAGCAGGCAGGGTCGGGAGAAGAAGTCCTCGTCGACACCCTCGACCTCGACGCGGTGACCCGGGTCCGCACCTACGGCACGTTCGGCCTCAACCGCCCCTGGGACCAGATCGCCCGGTACGGCGAAGGGATTCGACTCCCGATGTACGACGGCGCGGGCATCCAGACACCGCCGTGGCACGACGATGCCACGCAAATTCCCGCGTCCACGCCCAGCTGA
- a CDS encoding Rv1733c family protein — MSETCAAPIRLWRLGPWSRNPLMRGCDRLRSAMVLIGVFFVLMMIPLAAAYGTETYSRLDQQTRAELATQHPTPATLVDDSRTGSAGEPLPASPQYQAHARVQWSANGQTHTADVPTESAAKAGQTVTVWLDQNGDLVPAPETGSQNAATAVSVACGIWVTATGGYCLLFLVVHWVASRRQQAQLTREWNELDRPPGWHVS, encoded by the coding sequence ATGAGCGAAACGTGTGCAGCGCCGATACGCCTGTGGCGTCTGGGTCCATGGAGCCGCAACCCTCTCATGCGGGGGTGCGACCGGCTCCGATCCGCGATGGTTCTCATCGGGGTGTTCTTCGTGCTCATGATGATTCCACTGGCCGCGGCCTACGGAACGGAGACGTACTCGCGGCTCGACCAGCAGACGCGAGCCGAACTCGCCACCCAGCACCCGACACCCGCCACGCTCGTCGACGATTCCCGCACCGGGAGCGCAGGAGAACCCCTGCCCGCCTCACCCCAGTATCAAGCCCACGCACGGGTGCAGTGGTCGGCGAACGGGCAGACGCACACCGCCGACGTTCCGACCGAATCGGCCGCGAAGGCCGGCCAGACCGTCACCGTCTGGCTCGACCAGAACGGCGATCTCGTCCCGGCACCGGAGACCGGTTCGCAGAACGCCGCCACGGCGGTGAGCGTCGCGTGCGGGATCTGGGTGACCGCGACCGGTGGGTACTGCCTCCTGTTCCTCGTCGTGCACTGGGTCGCGTCCCGCCGCCAGCAGGCTCAGCTGACGCGCGAATGGAACGAACTCGACCGTCCACCCGGGTGGCACGTCAGCTGA
- a CDS encoding FAD-dependent oxidoreductase: MTDVASGVDRIPVLIVGGGPSGLAAALELAHHGVASLVVEPRVDVDSERPRAKTTNARTMTHLRRWGLADEVRAASPLPVEWAQDIVFCSTLLGHEITRFENGFQLDVATPTLAPERGQQAPQPVVETVLREVVQRSEFATLQLGARVTSLEELADGTVRATVEGPGQTRTVVADYVLGCDGGASIVRESIGARFEGTSGERPNLSILFRAPGLAERVPFDGAVHHWVMAPGAAGIVGRLDLSDTWWAIVQGVDVRDEEVDATALVHSLIGEPVPVEIIATDPWVARMLLSDSYRKGRVFLVGDAAHLNPPWGGHGYNTCIGDAVNIAWKLAATLRGWAGPQLLDSYEAERRPVAARTIAEAGAQEKALAHHFSTVEIGQDGPAADEARRRTAEALAVKKSEFHSLGLVLGYAYTDSPVIVPDGSTPPAEDPVEYVPTSCPGALLPHAWLGDGRSLYDALGPEYTLVVLDDVGSSRRTAELDAPTAKAAELGVPLTVLRLSDTGGSLGSLLGAPFVLVRPDQHVAWRGGDLAGAEKAIDLAAGW; the protein is encoded by the coding sequence ATGACCGACGTCGCGTCCGGTGTCGACCGGATACCGGTACTGATCGTCGGCGGCGGGCCGTCCGGGCTCGCGGCCGCGCTCGAGCTGGCCCACCACGGGGTGGCAAGCCTGGTCGTCGAACCGAGGGTCGACGTCGACTCCGAACGCCCGCGCGCCAAGACCACCAACGCCCGCACCATGACGCACCTGCGGCGGTGGGGACTGGCCGACGAGGTGCGTGCCGCGTCGCCTCTTCCCGTCGAGTGGGCGCAGGACATCGTGTTCTGCTCGACTCTGCTGGGCCACGAGATCACCCGGTTCGAGAACGGCTTCCAGCTCGACGTCGCCACCCCGACGCTGGCGCCCGAACGCGGCCAGCAGGCACCACAACCTGTCGTGGAAACCGTGCTTCGGGAGGTGGTGCAGCGCAGCGAATTCGCCACCCTGCAACTCGGGGCGCGGGTCACGTCGCTCGAGGAACTCGCCGACGGCACCGTCCGTGCCACGGTGGAGGGTCCGGGGCAGACCCGAACGGTCGTGGCGGACTACGTCCTCGGGTGCGACGGCGGCGCGAGCATCGTGCGCGAGTCCATCGGCGCCCGGTTCGAGGGCACGTCGGGCGAGCGCCCCAACCTCAGCATCCTGTTCCGTGCGCCGGGCCTCGCCGAGCGGGTGCCGTTCGACGGGGCCGTCCACCACTGGGTGATGGCACCCGGGGCGGCGGGCATAGTGGGCCGGCTCGACCTATCGGACACCTGGTGGGCGATCGTACAGGGCGTCGACGTCCGGGACGAGGAGGTCGACGCCACCGCGCTCGTGCACAGCCTCATCGGAGAGCCGGTCCCGGTCGAGATCATCGCCACCGACCCGTGGGTGGCACGAATGTTGCTGTCCGACAGCTACCGCAAGGGTCGGGTGTTCCTCGTCGGCGACGCCGCGCATCTCAATCCGCCGTGGGGCGGGCACGGGTACAACACGTGCATCGGTGACGCCGTCAACATCGCGTGGAAGCTCGCGGCGACGCTGCGCGGCTGGGCCGGGCCGCAACTGCTCGACAGTTACGAAGCCGAACGCCGGCCCGTCGCCGCCCGCACCATCGCCGAAGCCGGAGCGCAGGAAAAGGCTCTGGCGCACCACTTCTCCACTGTCGAGATCGGTCAGGACGGCCCCGCGGCAGACGAGGCGCGCCGCCGCACTGCAGAGGCGCTCGCCGTGAAGAAGAGCGAATTCCACTCGCTCGGACTCGTTCTCGGCTACGCCTACACCGACTCACCCGTCATCGTGCCCGACGGTTCGACGCCGCCGGCGGAAGATCCCGTCGAGTACGTGCCCACCTCGTGCCCCGGAGCGCTACTGCCGCACGCGTGGTTGGGCGACGGCCGTTCGCTCTACGACGCGCTCGGCCCGGAGTACACCCTCGTCGTGCTGGACGACGTGGGATCCTCGCGGCGCACCGCCGAACTCGACGCGCCGACGGCGAAGGCCGCGGAACTCGGCGTCCCTCTGACGGTGCTGCGGCTGTCCGACACCGGTGGATCTCTGGGCAGTCTCCTCGGCGCCCCCTTCGTCCTCGTCCGACCCGACCAGCACGTGGCGTGGCGGGGCGGCGACCTCGCGGGCGCCGAGAAGGCGATCGACCTCGCGGCGGGATGGTGA
- a CDS encoding LysR family transcriptional regulator, with amino-acid sequence MLSVDRLRALCAVAEHGSIGAAARALHVTPSGVSQQLGKFEREVGVALLVPAGRGVQLTDAGRLLARRGQEVISLLAQAESEVVSLDRDVVGELRIGSFSSAGRVVVPTAVATLRRRHPQLAVSFFAGETEDLVPAIVRRELDLAVVDSWVTMPLHLPEDAVHTLVHRDSADVALSRDHPLASRDHVDLDEIADMPWTTWKKGAVYHTWLVQTLRNRGVEPDIRYEVPEFAAQLEFVAHGLAAALVPRLARVWVPDNVAIVPVRPTLEREIYALRRADNDRPTVRAGIEALTKAFTGIGV; translated from the coding sequence ATGTTGAGTGTCGATCGCCTCCGCGCGCTGTGCGCTGTCGCCGAACACGGATCGATCGGCGCCGCAGCCCGCGCCCTGCACGTGACGCCGTCCGGGGTGTCGCAGCAACTCGGAAAGTTCGAACGCGAGGTCGGCGTCGCACTCCTGGTGCCCGCAGGCCGCGGCGTCCAGCTCACCGATGCGGGCCGGCTCCTGGCCCGTCGCGGACAGGAAGTGATATCGCTTCTGGCGCAGGCCGAATCCGAAGTCGTCTCCCTCGACCGCGATGTGGTGGGAGAACTGCGAATCGGGTCCTTCTCCTCCGCAGGCAGAGTCGTCGTGCCGACTGCCGTGGCGACGCTGCGCAGGCGCCACCCGCAGCTCGCGGTCAGCTTCTTCGCCGGCGAGACCGAGGACCTCGTACCCGCGATCGTGCGCCGTGAACTCGACCTCGCCGTCGTCGACAGCTGGGTCACGATGCCGCTGCACCTGCCCGAGGACGCAGTCCACACCCTGGTGCACCGCGACTCCGCCGACGTCGCACTGTCCCGGGACCATCCGCTGGCCTCTCGCGACCACGTCGACCTCGACGAGATCGCGGACATGCCGTGGACGACGTGGAAGAAGGGCGCGGTGTACCACACCTGGCTGGTGCAGACGTTGCGCAACCGCGGCGTCGAACCGGATATCAGGTACGAAGTGCCCGAATTCGCGGCTCAACTCGAATTCGTCGCGCACGGTCTCGCCGCAGCACTCGTGCCGCGCCTGGCCCGCGTCTGGGTACCGGACAACGTGGCGATCGTCCCGGTGCGTCCCACACTCGAGCGCGAGATCTACGCGCTCCGCCGCGCCGACAACGACCGCCCCACGGTCCGGGCCGGGATCGAGGCACTGACCAAAGCCTTCACCGGCATCGGCGTTTGA
- a CDS encoding Rv1733c family protein, with the protein MLGRSKATVVYSVSGRPSNPFARPVDRFAATLKSVIVTLGGLAIVLAAVIGTWEYHQESARAAQQRATTTLVEAVTSADAPITLSPGGSVRTTPMVKATWAWGSESRTDSIEVPSGTPAGTSKTIAVGDDGSWAGPRITTSDVVSAAVAAVLVTLAASALILGAVWAMCSRAVERRRQQYWDESIRRLFATYSR; encoded by the coding sequence GTGTTGGGGCGCTCGAAGGCAACCGTGGTGTACTCGGTGTCGGGTCGACCGTCCAACCCGTTCGCGCGACCCGTCGATCGCTTCGCGGCCACCCTGAAATCCGTCATCGTCACCCTCGGGGGTCTCGCGATCGTGCTCGCCGCCGTGATCGGCACCTGGGAGTACCACCAGGAGAGTGCGCGGGCCGCGCAACAACGCGCCACCACAACCCTCGTCGAGGCCGTCACCAGCGCCGACGCCCCGATCACCCTGTCGCCCGGCGGCTCGGTCCGGACCACCCCGATGGTGAAGGCGACGTGGGCCTGGGGCTCCGAGTCCCGCACCGACAGCATCGAGGTCCCCTCGGGGACCCCGGCGGGCACCTCGAAGACCATCGCCGTCGGCGACGACGGAAGCTGGGCCGGCCCGCGGATCACGACCTCCGACGTCGTCAGCGCCGCGGTCGCGGCAGTGCTCGTCACCCTCGCCGCGAGCGCGCTGATCCTGGGTGCGGTGTGGGCGATGTGCTCACGCGCGGTCGAACGCCGCCGCCAGCAGTACTGGGACGAGAGCATCCGCAGGCTGTTCGCGACCTACAGTCGCTGA
- a CDS encoding fumarylacetoacetate hydrolase family protein, which produces MKIVGYRKKDQDAVTVGVLRDGFVRPLASLEEFWSDAAGWVARAEHLESPEIDVTLVSVVPPVPDSARVICVGLNYKAHAAEGGFTPPPYPTLFGRWTPSLSVDGAPTPVPANEAGLDWEGEVAAFIGTRLESVDAATGQAGVLGYACFNDLTARKAQKLTAQWTLGKNGDRSGPLGPLVPAGEVGDLSDGLRVQTRVNGTVVQDGNTRDLIFSVGEIIALVSETFTLHPGDIIATGTPEGVGYVRNPPWLLGPGDIVEVEIDKLGVLRTPIVDASGRKGA; this is translated from the coding sequence ATGAAGATTGTCGGCTACCGCAAGAAGGATCAGGACGCCGTGACCGTGGGTGTCCTCCGCGACGGCTTCGTTCGACCGCTCGCCTCGCTCGAGGAGTTCTGGAGCGACGCCGCCGGCTGGGTGGCACGAGCGGAACACCTCGAATCGCCGGAGATCGACGTCACGCTCGTGAGCGTGGTGCCGCCGGTGCCCGACTCCGCCCGCGTCATCTGCGTCGGCCTCAACTACAAGGCCCACGCCGCCGAGGGCGGCTTCACCCCGCCGCCCTACCCCACGTTGTTCGGGCGGTGGACCCCGTCGCTGAGCGTCGACGGAGCCCCGACGCCGGTGCCGGCCAACGAGGCGGGCCTCGACTGGGAGGGTGAGGTGGCCGCGTTCATCGGCACCCGGCTCGAAAGCGTCGACGCGGCCACCGGCCAGGCCGGGGTGCTCGGCTACGCCTGCTTCAACGACCTCACCGCCCGCAAGGCGCAGAAGCTGACCGCGCAATGGACACTCGGCAAGAACGGCGACCGGTCCGGCCCCCTCGGACCGCTGGTTCCCGCCGGTGAGGTCGGGGATCTGTCCGACGGTCTGCGGGTGCAGACCCGCGTCAACGGAACGGTCGTGCAGGACGGCAACACCCGGGACCTGATCTTCTCGGTCGGCGAGATCATCGCCCTCGTCAGCGAGACGTTCACCCTGCACCCCGGCGACATCATCGCCACCGGCACCCCGGAGGGCGTCGGCTACGTGCGGAACCCACCATGGCTGCTCGGGCCCGGCGATATCGTCGAGGTGGAGATCGACAAGCTCGGCGTCCTGCGGACCCCGATCGTCGATGCCAGCGGAAGGAAGGGCGCATGA
- a CDS encoding GGDEF domain-containing protein, translating to MRPLAASSVDTVLQDYQPRILRRYLWITTALHLAGFVLPPMVGLSIRPETVAARTAGILLGVFALVVLHRGGRRPSRRAYQVCTAAALLATPIVMSGLVLAVAQLLCAIAAMFLAMYFVVFYPKRQSRLLVGCLTGLMVVGVVVAPTAFTLVPVEVDTVTVKAAVLVVAVTCVVGAAGMFGSLTRTLIESASTDGLTALLNRAGFELAFRHALESAGTGQVSVSLVLIDVDQFKSTNDHYGHAAGDAVLVDLANYLAAHMPRGALLARVGGDEFVTCVVGEHHAELPGVTAQLARRSPTPFSFGAASCTGEADPLTALYRHADRELYSAKQRQHPPEPPADEPSLRTG from the coding sequence GTGAGGCCCCTCGCTGCTTCGTCCGTCGACACGGTCCTGCAGGACTATCAGCCGCGCATCCTGCGCCGCTACCTGTGGATCACGACTGCGCTGCACCTCGCGGGGTTCGTCCTCCCGCCCATGGTCGGGTTGTCGATCCGGCCGGAGACCGTCGCCGCTCGCACGGCGGGCATTCTCCTCGGAGTGTTCGCACTCGTCGTGCTGCACCGGGGCGGGCGCAGGCCGAGCCGACGCGCCTACCAGGTCTGCACGGCGGCGGCACTGCTCGCCACACCGATCGTCATGTCCGGTCTCGTTCTCGCCGTCGCCCAACTGCTCTGCGCGATCGCGGCGATGTTCCTGGCGATGTACTTCGTCGTGTTCTACCCGAAACGGCAGTCGAGGCTCCTCGTCGGATGCCTCACCGGGTTGATGGTGGTCGGAGTCGTCGTCGCGCCCACCGCCTTCACGCTGGTGCCGGTGGAAGTGGACACGGTGACCGTGAAGGCCGCCGTTCTCGTCGTGGCCGTCACCTGCGTAGTCGGCGCGGCCGGGATGTTCGGGTCCCTCACCCGGACCCTGATCGAATCGGCCAGCACCGACGGACTGACGGCCCTGCTCAACCGCGCCGGTTTCGAGCTCGCGTTCCGGCATGCGCTCGAAAGCGCGGGCACGGGACAGGTCTCCGTGTCGTTGGTCCTCATCGACGTCGACCAGTTCAAGTCGACCAACGACCACTACGGCCACGCCGCGGGCGACGCGGTTCTCGTCGACCTCGCCAACTACCTCGCCGCGCACATGCCCCGCGGCGCCCTTCTCGCCCGGGTCGGCGGCGACGAGTTCGTCACCTGCGTGGTTGGCGAGCATCACGCCGAGCTGCCCGGCGTGACGGCGCAACTCGCCCGGCGGAGCCCTACCCCGTTCAGCTTCGGCGCCGCGTCGTGCACCGGAGAGGCCGACCCACTCACCGCGCTCTATCGGCACGCCGACCGCGAGCTGTACTCGGCGAAGCAGCGACAGCACCCACCCGAACCGCCCGCCGACGAGCCGTCGCTGCGGACGGGGTGA